The DNA segment CGTTGCTGTCTACGTACTCGCAtttattcaaaactttttGCTCGAAGTTGCCGCATATCAGTTTGCTGATGTGCCTCTTTTTGATGTGACtctccaaataaatttgccGAGAAAACGATTTGTCACAACAGTGACAAGGGAATTGATGGATTCtggaattgaaaaattcaaattgaaaatcaatttgatttcgCAGATTAATTGCTGCGGTGCTCACTTCATGTGTTGCTGCAATTtcgattgtttgtttttgaacaCTCCACATATGGTACATTGGAACTTTTTGACGTGCTGGAATGTTAAGAATGATTTTGTAGATAAGCTAAGTCAAACAATGTTTTACCCATTGACTGCTTACCGTGTTCTCAACATGCGAGTTCAATTGCCATGCCAATGTAAATCCTTTATCGCATTGTGgacagaagaaatttttgctCTTATCGTGAGATTCGACCACATGCGTCCTGAATCTCTTTCTTGtgtcaaaattttgcttaCATTCCTTACACGTAAACGTACCGTTCGGATCTAtttgcaaatatttacaataattgaCGAATCTGCGTGACTGATTTGGTTGGTCCGATTCAATTTTAGTGTGGGTCAGCATATGACGTTTCAGTAGTTTGGTCGTTGGACAATTTCGATCGCAAATGATGCACGGGAACGGCCCAAGATGTTTCACCTGCATATGATTGTGCAATGACCAACTGTTTTCAAATACTTGATCGCACTCCTTGCACTAAGATAAGAAATGAATTAGAAATGTGTCTTACTGAAACGAATGACCGGGCAGCTCACCTGTGACATGTACTTCTTCTGATGCACATTCTTTTTGTGATAGTTCAACGAAGTGATGTTTTTCAACGATTTCGTGCAGCCTGCGTAATCGCACAGCCAATAACGATCGACCGGAAAATCAGTTTTGATGTCGTTGTGCTTTAAGGCATGTGTAACCAGTTTGCTGTACTGGTCAAAGTGAGTGTCACAAAATTGACACTGGTAGGGCTTTGGTTTACCGGCATGAACGGCACGATGTTTGTTCAAACTTTCAGGATGAGCGTAAGCATTGCCGCAGTATTCGCAACATAACACATGCTTCACCTGATCAAAAGTGATTAGCACATCGTCGTGATTAGCGTGGTgtactttttcgaaatgtGAGAAGAAACTATCAACCGAATCAAACACTTCGCCGCAGTATTCACACAGTGGTAACTCATTCGGTCCTCTGACCACGTGATTCAGAATATGTGTGcgtaatttcgattttctggTGTATTTAGCGCCGCAAATATCGCAAATGTAGACGGATGTTGGTTTGATGCCACTATCGGTAAGACTTCCCATCACGGTAATTTCAATATCGGTACGAGTTTTACtgtcacccgattttaaattCTCCTCTTGTTGCGCTACATCTAAGGGATCATCTTTGGGACGTTCAACTTTTATATTAGCAGCGGCGGGCTTCAGATTCCTTTTCACCACCACTGGTCTTTTCGTTACTTTCAATTGCGGCACTTTTCGAATCGTCTGCTTCGGGGCCTGTACTGGAGTTATGGTCTTTTGCTGAAACTCATCTTTGATACTATCCACCAGAATGTACTGTTTGTACATATCGACATATGAGGAGCTGTTGTCTTCGAAGCCAATGAAATCATCTTCACTATCCTCTGGTTCATCTTTTATAGTGAACGTTAAGAATTCCGGATCGTATTCTTCCATCTGAAAAAACAATTGACCGAACGAATAAAACGTCGAATCAGTTTCTTGAAGATCGTCTCACGTTTTTGGTTTTCTAGTTTTGCTGTTGTTTAACGTCTACTTGAAcgtaatttgttttaaaaattacaGGAGGGCAGTTGTAACGaagtaaatatgaaaaataagcagaaaacacaaaaaacacGCACGTATAGACCTGCCAGAAagaattgaagaagaaaacgTTTGACAGCAGATTCAATATGGCAACCAAATCATGGTTCACATTGCAAAGTTTCTattaattttacataattgCGCGATAAGTAACCGATaacttaatttgaatttatttagcCAATTGCATCAGATGCATTTTCACATCAACGTTagttaattttaaacaaaGGCAAAATCCTTCGTAATGTCTGACAGTTGAGGCTAAATTTGCCATCGGTGTGACGGTTCAAACGGCATTGAACATGATGCATCGGGTAGAGCAAAGACTCTTTCACTTCAGGAAATATACTAGGTTGCACTTTATCAACACTGTTTGGTGTTACGTAATTTAGGCCTCATAACTGACCAGTTGGGAAGCTGGAACTTGGAACCTGGAACAAATTTTTCCGCTCTGACAGGGCATATTGATGTTAATTTCGAGTCCCAAATTCAAGTTagtataggtctgttccaaggttatTTCATCTGTCAAAAAGTAGAGgcataacgaaaaatttattgttgaggAAATCTTCAACAAATCggttatggctctgtggatgctctcgtttgttttcggcttgtcaaaaatcgtttttacagTAAGATGGAAAAACGCACttttaaatgcaaaacatCTGTTCAACATTCGCGCCATCGATCAGTGATTTGTGACGTTGAAGTATAAACAACTCGAAACTGTCAAGCTACAGGGGTTAGAGCAAATTGAAAGTAGAAAGGGGAAACAGTCTAAACGGACATTAtataatattgttgttgtcaaagaaaatcgattttctaattacacattttctgACGATCGATTTTGAAAAGGAATTATTCCAAACAAGTAACTACCTCTATTTACTAAATTTGTACGCGTGATTGGCGCAATTGGTGATAACGTAAATATACATTTGCATTACAATCAAAGTCTATCAAAGTTTACTGCAAAAGTCTTGTTTTCAACGTAAAAAAAGACTCGTAATTCTGAAATGGCACCACCACCATCGTTTAGTGATTTGGGAAGACAGGCCCGTGATGTTTTCAGCAAGGGCTACAATTTCGGTTTGTGGAAGCTCGATTGTAAGCTCAAAACAGAATCGGGACTCCAGTTTTCTACCGGTGGACATTCCAATAATGACACTGGCAAAGTGTTCGGTTCGTTAgaaacgaaatcgaaaattaatgATTACGGTTTGACAATCAGCGAAAAATGGACCACGCACAACATGTTATACACGGATATCACACATACCGACAAATTTATCCAAGGATTGAAGCTTATTTTCGAAGGATCATTTTCACCCCAGTCGGGAAACAAGAACGGAAAGGTCAAGGCATCGTTCAGCCATGATCATTTTAAAACGGACACAGATATGAACATTAACTTGGCTGGTCCATTGATCACAGTATCAAATGTTGTTGGTTACGGAGCATGGTTGTTCGGCAGTCAACATGTATTTGATTGTCAAAAGgcaaaattgtttggaaccCAATGTGCCATTGGCTACGTCGGTAAAGAATTTGTCGTACATACCAACTTGTAAGTGAATTGCACTGTAAAATGCGTACATCAAATTTATTGCGATAATTGCCCATTTTTAGGAGTGACGGTACAGAGTACAGTGGATCCATTTTCCACAAAGTCAGTCCGAGTTTAAGTACTGGCATTCAATTGTCTTGGAGTGCAAGGAACAACACTACCAAAATTGGTATCGCAGGAAAGTATAACTTGGACGAGAACATCACTTTGCGTGGAAAGATTCATAACAACAGCCTAATTGGCTTGGGTTATCAGCAAAAACTACACGAACGCATTACGCTTACGTTATCAACGTTGATCGATGCTAAAAACTTCAACGCTGGAGGGCATAAATTAGGTTTTGCGTTAGAAGTTGAAGCTTAAAGGCTCTATCTGCAATACAGATTCTGTATGTGTCGTTATCGAACTCGTAACGAGATTCACACCAGCACCATTGTCACAATTCGCAATTGATattatgaatgttaaaaaGAGTAAAGTAATCGATAAGTAATACATTTCATTCCAATATCGTTTTTAAGTCATGCATGCATTCAGAACGTATTCATTaagattaaattaaaatgtgtaAGTTCACTcagacataaaattgaaatttatcagaaaagaaaaatgttttgctgtGACAGTATTAAATTCCTCTAAACTAAACTGTTTGCATTGTCATTTATTACACAGAGCtcaaaaaactgaatttagtACTGATAATTCTGCATATCCAAACTTAACTTTTCGTCTCAAAGAAGTCGGTTCGCCTTTGCTGAGTGCTAAAAACCCATGCAGCTAATGCGGGAGCTATTGGATAACTATGTACAAAAATATAACCGTTCTTTGAGCTAGTTGGTTATAGTCTAGAATTTAAGGACCAAAATACGTCGAACGCTTACAATTTAGTTTTCAACATACCCGCTTCTAAAAGCGTTTTTTTGGAATGCTTATGGAGGGTTAACGGGGTTAACCTTGGTTCTTAGACTTAAAGGAAAAAAGGCTCCCTCTATAGCAAACCAAAGAAATGCTGTCTGCATTTTAAAAACTAAGTTGTAAACGTTCAGCGTATTTTGGTCCTTAAATATTAGACTATTATTTCAATGGAGAGTAGGAATCTTGAAGAACATATTAGATTGGTCTACACTCTCTGTTAGCACGGCAGAGTTTActttactttttatttaaaaaaaaaattctgccgTGCTGTTAGAAATTGCTTGAATGCTTCGAGAAATGATTTCTGGATGATGCGAATTCTGTCTCTCTATTCACTGAAGTTTATTCAGGTAATTAACGATGGTCACGGAACCACTCATGTTTtctatcaacgcacttcaagcatgagtggtactctaaaaagaatactgaaacgggacagtgtaccaaacaaattttggcactgtaaaaaaatctgtaaacttttttcatacaaaatagtactctatttggcagctgtcactcgaagcacttttgcttgaagtgcgttgtttctttccacaaatgttttttactatgctggtgcatgtaataaggctattacatgtataggcaataacctttacatcactcgcatagtaaaacgtcgtactacacacggaaaataaagtgatatctcgtatcacgatgagtaaaagtacctcgggctgccgccctcggatactttttctcatctggatacgagatatcactttacttcccttgcatagtaatgtactattaatcGCTAACGTTGCAATAAGGAgtaatatttcaatttcattttaccgcTCTAAAATGTCAACGCTACCAGTGCTTTATGCGCGCGCATCCACTACTGAATGTCACCAATGTCATCTGCAAAAACTCTCATACCTCTGGTACACAGACCAAACCAAgaaaacaaatacaaatttctgaattaaAGCTTACAAAAATGT comes from the Bradysia coprophila strain Holo2 unplaced genomic scaffold, BU_Bcop_v1 contig_358, whole genome shotgun sequence genome and includes:
- the LOC119081537 gene encoding zinc finger protein 43-like: MEEYDPEFLTFTIKDEPEDSEDDFIGFEDNSSSYVDMYKQYILVDSIKDEFQQKTITPVQAPKQTIRKVPQLKVTKRPVVVKRNLKPAAANIKVERPKDDPLDVAQQEENLKSGDSKTRTDIEITVMGSLTDSGIKPTSVYICDICGAKYTRKSKLRTHILNHVVRGPNELPLCEYCGEVFDSVDSFFSHFEKVHHANHDDVLITFDQVKHVLCCEYCGNAYAHPESLNKHRAVHAGKPKPYQCQFCDTHFDQYSKLVTHALKHNDIKTDFPVDRYWLCDYAGCTKSLKNITSLNYHKKNVHQKKYMSQCKECDQVFENSWSLHNHMQVKHLGPFPCIICDRNCPTTKLLKRHMLTHTKIESDQPNQSRRFVNYCKYLQIDPNGTFTCKECKQNFDTRKRFRTHVVESHDKSKNFFCPQCDKGFTLAWQLNSHVENTHVKKFQCTICGVFKNKQSKLQQHMKIHQFPCHCCDKSFSRQIYLESHIKKRHISKLICGNFEQKVLNKCEYVDSNGVRRPQPTKIYVMPGPCPEGSIASQTPIRTINVNISQEQRFVEPKIRRRHDVSSAAEQYSYENVNDQHNLENLAAIAFLESEMSQAAKLLTMPFINK
- the LOC119081539 gene encoding voltage-dependent anion-selective channel-like: MAPPPSFSDLGRQARDVFSKGYNFGLWKLDCKLKTESGLQFSTGGHSNNDTGKVFGSLETKSKINDYGLTISEKWTTHNMLYTDITHTDKFIQGLKLIFEGSFSPQSGNKNGKVKASFSHDHFKTDTDMNINLAGPLITVSNVVGYGAWLFGSQHVFDCQKAKLFGTQCAIGYVGKEFVVHTNLSDGTEYSGSIFHKVSPSLSTGIQLSWSARNNTTKIGIAGKYNLDENITLRGKIHNNSLIGLGYQQKLHERITLTLSTLIDAKNFNAGGHKLGFALEVEA